A stretch of the Actinomyces faecalis genome encodes the following:
- a CDS encoding very short patch repair endonuclease — protein sequence MTAPEPEGADPLHSPEPPRLAPQDQRTSARYAGLARRDTTPEVELRQALWRAGYRYRVQYKVPGLPRRKVDIAFTRRKVAVQVDGCFWHGCPEHGTVPGRNSEWWQWKIARNQARDRDTDDKLTALGWTVIHVWEHDDVAEAAARVGTLLSQTPLPRTDRDENGSRLVTP from the coding sequence GTGACAGCGCCTGAGCCGGAGGGGGCCGACCCCCTCCACAGTCCTGAGCCGCCTCGGCTCGCACCACAGGACCAGCGGACCTCCGCTCGCTACGCCGGACTGGCCCGCCGCGACACCACCCCTGAGGTAGAGCTGAGACAGGCGCTGTGGCGGGCGGGGTACCGCTACCGGGTCCAGTACAAGGTTCCCGGCCTTCCACGTCGCAAGGTCGACATCGCCTTCACCCGCCGCAAGGTCGCTGTCCAGGTGGACGGCTGCTTCTGGCACGGGTGCCCGGAGCACGGCACGGTCCCCGGACGCAACTCCGAGTGGTGGCAGTGGAAGATCGCCAGGAACCAGGCTCGCGACCGCGACACTGACGACAAGCTGACAGCACTAGGCTGGACCGTCATCCACGTGTGGGAGCACGACGACGTCGCCGAGGCCGCCGCCAGAGTCGGCACCCTTCTGAGCCAGACCCCCCTGCCACGGACCGACCGTGACGAGAACGGCTCCCGCCTCGTCACCCCCTGA
- a CDS encoding DUF5926 family protein, translated as MSKKKRQARKAADAAPKKQKIAYVARPFEGLPGEEDLVAMMQILPAATATVRLNEAHGGRTVQLVTLLPELAQALKRADGEVLVALQTTLHSGDASRDVAAALLEALDLEEGHGLAVNGLPEPGERLQDVLDLEVAPQVSVRETFDFWLDAEAAKDPQAQRQLEEAKGEIAEAKAVPGVEHAYWFRMGGKEFVRWVRGEDEDDFFNAFARVHAARQSDLEEGARFIGAFRACGLAIPVWELVPGTEAEELTGPMQAMATRLEEALAAEGPLDSAARRAKAGIISRQVNL; from the coding sequence ATGTCGAAGAAGAAGCGCCAGGCGCGCAAGGCCGCCGACGCGGCGCCGAAGAAGCAGAAGATCGCCTACGTCGCCCGTCCCTTCGAGGGGCTGCCCGGCGAGGAGGACCTCGTCGCCATGATGCAGATCCTCCCGGCGGCAACCGCCACCGTGAGGCTCAATGAGGCCCACGGCGGCCGCACGGTCCAGCTGGTCACCCTCCTGCCCGAGCTGGCTCAGGCGCTCAAGCGTGCTGACGGTGAGGTCCTCGTCGCGCTGCAGACGACCCTCCACTCGGGCGACGCCAGCCGCGACGTGGCTGCCGCTCTCCTGGAGGCCCTGGACCTGGAGGAGGGGCACGGGCTGGCCGTCAACGGGCTGCCCGAGCCGGGTGAGCGTCTGCAGGATGTCCTGGACCTGGAGGTCGCCCCGCAGGTCAGCGTGCGCGAGACCTTTGACTTCTGGCTCGACGCCGAGGCCGCCAAGGACCCGCAGGCCCAGCGTCAGCTGGAGGAGGCCAAGGGTGAGATCGCCGAGGCCAAGGCGGTGCCGGGTGTGGAGCACGCCTACTGGTTCCGCATGGGTGGCAAGGAGTTCGTGCGCTGGGTGCGTGGGGAGGATGAGGACGACTTCTTCAACGCCTTCGCCCGCGTGCACGCCGCGCGTCAGTCTGACCTGGAGGAGGGAGCCCGCTTCATCGGTGCCTTCCGGGCCTGCGGCCTGGCCATCCCCGTGTGGGAGCTCGTGCCCGGGACCGAGGCTGAGGAGCTGACCGGTCCGATGCAGGCGATGGCCACGCGCCTGGAGGAGGCGCTGGCCGCCGAGGGGCCGCTGGACTCCGCGGCCCGCCGTGCCAAGGCCGGCATCATCTCCCGTCAGGTCAATCTCTGA
- the dcm gene encoding DNA (cytosine-5-)-methyltransferase, whose product MPSAFTYSDLFAGIGGFHAALSGMGGSCAYAVEIDKDAARVYQQNWGMDVLGDITEDAGEAGVSERIPAHDLLAAGFPCQPFSKSGAQRGMEETRGTLYFNILQVVRHHHPTVLLLENVRNLAGPRHRHEWEVIVRTLREEGYRVADQPAILSPHQLSPEIGGRPQVRERVFITATYNPEGIGDADPQPVTRARQHYGDAVEWSIEDYLDDDVTGYDLTPSEVEWIDAWDDWIQRFRRHNPGARLPGFPIWVDAWQTTEDLEAQIDSGDLDDVPAWKMGFLRKNAELYTRNEPWIRAWLTTSGVRSFPPSRRKLEWQAQDLGSLWDCLMHFRPSGLRAKAPTYVPALVAITQTSIIGPRRRRLTPHEAATLQGLPKEFSFAGQPDARTYKQLGNGVNVGAVWNVLKLHCERDRDVLSTTASGRRILEAVDAAPASPDSAVADALAQHARDSA is encoded by the coding sequence ATGCCCTCAGCCTTCACCTACTCCGATCTCTTCGCCGGCATCGGCGGCTTCCACGCCGCGCTGTCAGGCATGGGTGGCAGCTGTGCCTACGCCGTCGAGATCGACAAGGACGCTGCGCGCGTCTACCAGCAGAACTGGGGCATGGACGTCCTCGGGGACATCACTGAGGACGCCGGCGAGGCCGGGGTCTCCGAGAGGATCCCGGCTCACGACCTGCTCGCCGCAGGCTTCCCGTGCCAGCCCTTCTCCAAGTCCGGCGCACAGCGCGGCATGGAGGAGACGCGCGGCACCCTGTACTTCAACATCCTCCAGGTCGTCCGCCACCACCACCCGACCGTGCTGCTGCTGGAGAACGTCCGCAACCTCGCAGGCCCCCGGCACAGGCACGAGTGGGAGGTCATCGTCCGAACCCTGCGGGAGGAGGGCTACCGGGTAGCCGACCAACCCGCCATCCTCTCCCCTCACCAGCTCTCTCCTGAGATCGGCGGGCGTCCCCAGGTCCGCGAGCGCGTGTTCATCACCGCTACCTACAACCCTGAGGGCATCGGTGACGCCGACCCTCAGCCCGTCACCCGTGCACGGCAGCACTACGGCGACGCGGTGGAGTGGAGCATCGAGGACTATCTCGACGACGACGTCACCGGCTACGACCTCACCCCCAGCGAGGTCGAGTGGATCGACGCCTGGGACGACTGGATCCAGCGCTTCCGCCGACACAATCCCGGCGCCAGGCTCCCCGGCTTCCCGATCTGGGTGGACGCCTGGCAGACCACTGAGGACCTCGAGGCACAGATCGACTCGGGAGACCTTGACGACGTCCCTGCCTGGAAGATGGGCTTCCTGCGCAAGAACGCCGAGCTGTACACGAGGAACGAGCCCTGGATCAGGGCCTGGCTGACCACCTCCGGCGTCCGGTCCTTCCCGCCCTCGCGCCGTAAGCTGGAGTGGCAGGCCCAGGACCTCGGCTCACTGTGGGACTGCCTCATGCACTTCCGGCCCTCCGGCCTGCGCGCTAAGGCACCCACCTACGTCCCGGCGCTGGTCGCCATCACGCAGACCAGCATCATCGGTCCTCGTCGACGCCGCCTCACACCGCACGAGGCCGCCACGCTCCAGGGCCTGCCGAAGGAGTTCTCCTTCGCCGGCCAGCCCGACGCCAGGACCTACAAGCAGCTCGGCAACGGCGTCAACGTCGGGGCCGTGTGGAACGTCCTGAAGCTGCACTGCGAGCGCGACCGTGATGTCCTGTCGACCACGGCCTCGGGACGCCGGATCCTGGAGGCGGTCGATGCCGCCCCGGCCAGCCCGGACTCCGCCGTGGCCGACGCACTGGCCCAGCACGCTCGTGACAGCGCCTGA
- a CDS encoding glycosyltransferase family 2 protein: MPQQPHPDQSAEQRVAVVIPAKDEAERIAATVRACRAIPRVDLVVVVDDGSTDSTQDHARAAGAVTVRHSVTRGKASALETGASIVGMRDYVDGPSRLLLFIDADLGDSAACCADLVAPVIDGVADMSIAVPPRQAGAGGRGRVVRAARTAIAAATGWAPVAPLSGQRCLSRRAYEAAAPLAEGWGVEVGLSIDVLVAGLTVIEVPCDITHRVTGNDRAGTLHRAAQYKDVLRTIAVRKVRRRRVPGKALDEDSIRSQSPFHAYRAWDGRGEPVSGSQGEDGADGASRSHSEG, encoded by the coding sequence ATGCCTCAGCAGCCGCATCCGGACCAGAGCGCCGAGCAGAGGGTCGCCGTCGTCATCCCGGCCAAGGACGAGGCTGAGCGCATCGCCGCCACCGTCCGCGCCTGCCGGGCGATTCCGCGCGTTGACCTCGTGGTGGTCGTGGATGACGGCTCGACCGACTCCACGCAGGACCACGCACGGGCGGCCGGTGCGGTCACGGTGCGTCACTCCGTGACCCGCGGCAAGGCATCAGCCCTGGAGACCGGCGCCTCGATCGTGGGCATGCGTGACTACGTCGACGGTCCCTCTCGTCTCCTTCTCTTTATCGATGCGGACCTCGGGGACTCGGCGGCCTGCTGCGCCGACCTCGTGGCCCCCGTGATCGACGGCGTGGCCGACATGTCCATCGCGGTTCCGCCCAGGCAGGCGGGCGCAGGTGGGCGTGGCCGCGTGGTGCGGGCTGCCCGCACGGCGATCGCCGCCGCCACCGGCTGGGCTCCTGTTGCGCCGTTGTCCGGACAGCGTTGCCTGAGCCGCCGGGCCTACGAGGCGGCGGCCCCCCTGGCCGAGGGCTGGGGCGTCGAGGTGGGGCTGAGTATCGACGTGCTGGTGGCGGGCCTGACGGTGATCGAGGTCCCCTGCGACATCACCCACCGGGTCACCGGCAACGACCGGGCCGGCACGCTGCATCGCGCGGCCCAGTACAAGGACGTCCTACGCACGATCGCTGTCCGCAAGGTCCGCCGACGCCGGGTGCCCGGCAAGGCGCTGGACGAGGACTCGATCCGGTCTCAGTCCCCCTTCCACGCCTACCGGGCCTGGGACGGGAGGGGGGAGCCGGTCAGCGGGTCCCAGGGCGAGGACGGCGCCGACGGCGCCTCGCGGTCTCACTCAGAGGGCTAG
- a CDS encoding fructosamine kinase family protein, which translates to MSTSAPSPSQAWTGPLVRKHDESPGATALEAQGLHWLAEAMDDGGAAVVPVRTGPGWLEEPRLTDVGVTARAAEAFGRRLALTHAAGAPAFGAAPPGWDGRTRMGRSDIRLRPHAPEPGDAPSRSWGRFYAEDRIVPYIQPGRDNGSLTRSGATLLERVCSRLVDGDLDSDQPALTVQAARERGARTAVARTHGDLWTGNVLWVPATEVAGDGRVDVVGVLIDPMAHGAHAETDLAALGVFGQPYLERIVAAYDEVSPLAAGWRERVGLHQLHMLMIHVFLFGGGYGVQAEQVARRYA; encoded by the coding sequence GTGAGCACCTCGGCACCGTCACCGTCCCAGGCCTGGACCGGCCCCCTGGTCCGCAAGCACGACGAGAGCCCCGGCGCCACAGCCCTGGAGGCTCAGGGACTGCACTGGCTGGCCGAGGCGATGGACGACGGCGGAGCAGCGGTCGTGCCGGTACGCACGGGCCCGGGCTGGCTGGAGGAGCCGCGACTGACTGACGTCGGGGTCACCGCTCGCGCCGCGGAGGCGTTCGGGCGACGCCTGGCCCTCACCCACGCGGCCGGTGCGCCCGCCTTCGGCGCCGCTCCTCCCGGGTGGGACGGTCGCACCAGGATGGGCCGCTCCGACATCCGGCTGCGCCCGCACGCCCCCGAACCCGGTGACGCCCCCTCGCGGTCGTGGGGACGCTTCTACGCCGAGGACCGGATCGTTCCCTACATCCAGCCAGGCCGGGACAACGGCTCACTGACTCGCTCCGGAGCCACCCTGCTGGAGCGGGTGTGCTCTCGCCTGGTCGACGGCGACCTTGACTCCGACCAGCCGGCGCTCACGGTCCAGGCGGCGCGCGAGCGCGGCGCAAGGACCGCCGTCGCCCGCACGCACGGTGACCTGTGGACGGGTAACGTCCTGTGGGTGCCAGCCACGGAGGTAGCGGGAGACGGCCGCGTCGACGTCGTCGGGGTCCTCATCGACCCCATGGCCCACGGCGCGCACGCCGAGACGGACCTGGCGGCTCTCGGGGTCTTCGGCCAGCCCTACCTGGAGCGGATCGTGGCGGCCTATGACGAGGTCTCGCCGCTGGCGGCGGGGTGGCGGGAGCGTGTGGGGCTCCACCAGCTTCACATGCTGATGATCCACGTCTTCCTCTTCGGTGGCGGCTACGGAGTCCAGGCCGAGCAGGTCGCCCGGCGCTACGCCTGA
- a CDS encoding diacylglycerol/lipid kinase family protein, giving the protein MTQPGGLPPASTSPAPSRAGLACVVVNPSKPAVTPGLRTALDQALQAAGYHEPLWLETTPREPGATQARLAVASGARLVVAVGGDGTVRAVAAGLAGTPTELGIMPLGTANLAARNLGLPVGNLPALMTAAVSGGAAPTDLAWVSTDPAPDHDQPAPPHGWARPTLGSEHACLVVTGIGFDAGLVASTRPALKSRLKWGAYVLAAFKNLWSPRLDMLLSLEETSAPHDQTTSHGGRRPSQSRRHHGVGSARHLERLTARCLLISNGGRLPAGITLLPQAAMDDGVLDVAAIDTVGGLAGWTSLARQVLPPFAARYSDPRRALGRVVLGRGNDVVVHLSQPAMVEVDGELLPPTRQVRVRLEAGAVLIRR; this is encoded by the coding sequence ATGACGCAGCCCGGCGGGCTACCTCCCGCCTCCACCAGCCCGGCGCCCTCCCGCGCCGGGCTGGCCTGCGTCGTCGTCAATCCCTCCAAACCAGCCGTCACCCCAGGCCTGCGCACCGCCCTCGACCAGGCCCTGCAGGCGGCCGGCTACCACGAGCCCTTGTGGCTGGAGACCACACCCCGCGAGCCCGGGGCCACGCAGGCACGCCTGGCAGTCGCCTCCGGAGCCAGGCTCGTGGTCGCCGTCGGCGGCGACGGCACCGTGCGCGCCGTCGCCGCGGGGCTGGCAGGCACGCCGACCGAGCTCGGGATCATGCCCCTGGGCACCGCCAACCTCGCCGCCCGCAACCTCGGCCTGCCGGTCGGGAACCTGCCGGCACTCATGACCGCAGCCGTCTCCGGAGGGGCCGCGCCCACCGACCTGGCGTGGGTGAGCACCGACCCCGCGCCAGACCACGACCAGCCCGCCCCGCCGCACGGCTGGGCGCGCCCGACGCTCGGTTCCGAGCACGCCTGCCTCGTGGTCACGGGCATCGGCTTCGACGCCGGCCTGGTCGCCTCGACCCGCCCCGCGCTCAAGTCACGCCTGAAGTGGGGCGCCTACGTGCTAGCCGCCTTCAAGAACCTGTGGTCGCCACGCCTCGACATGCTGCTGAGCCTGGAGGAGACCAGCGCACCTCATGATCAGACCACCTCTCACGGCGGACGCCGTCCCTCTCAGAGCCGACGCCATCACGGGGTCGGCTCCGCGCGCCACCTGGAGCGTCTGACCGCCCGCTGCCTGCTCATCAGCAACGGCGGTCGCCTTCCTGCCGGTATCACGCTTCTGCCCCAAGCCGCGATGGACGACGGCGTCCTGGACGTGGCCGCTATCGACACCGTCGGCGGGCTGGCCGGCTGGACCTCCCTGGCCCGCCAGGTGCTGCCACCCTTCGCCGCGCGCTACTCCGACCCGCGTCGCGCGCTCGGGCGCGTGGTCCTAGGGCGCGGGAACGACGTCGTCGTTCACCTGAGCCAGCCGGCGATGGTGGAGGTGGACGGCGAGCTCCTGCCGCCCACCCGTCAGGTCCGGGTGCGGCTGGAGGCCGGGGCCGTCCTCATCCGCCGCTGA
- a CDS encoding MFS transporter, with the protein MSHASSLPGVSVPDAQDATALRDPRDADKVSPALAGSIFATAVLAFLGLFLETVASVLFPALMEAFDVGTSDVQWLTSGYLLVVSIIMPLSSYLQRRFTARALFFTAVAAVACGSVIALAAPTFQVLLAGRLLQGVGTGIITPLMFTIILTQAPRTKLGALMGVGGLTLGVAPAVGPIVGGVIGEVASWRVVFAITLPLVLASFVVGARSIQQARPTEKISLSWGQVVLLALAFVGLILGLERGGALLAASADGAAASVSQVALVAGLLAMGVLAGLGMAVTSRRSSNPVLHLSVLRSPIYRNALAAFCLFQFAALGLGYLVPNLSQLALGTGTMTAGLLVLPGAVVGALLAPVAGNLYDRFGPAVPILVGSVIALIGTLALALVGARLTTMMMAAFYLVFMLGFGLAYTNSQTLGMSGVERSLTADGTGLMNTVQQFFGAMSMTVLSTVLTLHQAGTAPGTSAYASASARGGAVSFTVVAVVVLIALVMEWRATLASRRRAETAAAADAELGINASVTRLLDDPEDERTRAQVREVEAVAVEVAAPGSVLD; encoded by the coding sequence GTGTCCCACGCCTCCTCCCTCCCGGGCGTCTCTGTGCCTGACGCACAGGACGCCACCGCCCTCCGCGACCCTCGTGACGCTGACAAGGTCAGCCCGGCCCTCGCTGGCTCGATCTTCGCCACCGCTGTCCTGGCCTTCCTCGGCCTGTTCCTGGAGACCGTCGCCTCCGTCCTCTTCCCCGCCCTCATGGAGGCCTTCGACGTGGGGACCTCGGACGTGCAGTGGCTGACCAGTGGATACCTGCTGGTCGTCTCGATCATCATGCCGCTGTCGAGCTATCTCCAGCGTCGCTTCACGGCTCGCGCCCTGTTCTTCACCGCCGTGGCGGCCGTGGCCTGCGGCTCCGTCATCGCCCTGGCCGCCCCTACCTTCCAGGTGCTGCTGGCAGGGCGCCTGCTCCAGGGTGTGGGCACCGGCATCATCACCCCGCTGATGTTCACGATCATCCTCACCCAGGCGCCTCGAACCAAGCTCGGTGCCCTTATGGGGGTCGGTGGCCTGACCCTGGGCGTGGCACCCGCCGTCGGCCCGATCGTGGGCGGTGTCATCGGTGAGGTCGCCAGCTGGCGTGTCGTCTTCGCGATCACGCTGCCGCTCGTCCTCGCCTCCTTCGTCGTCGGGGCCCGCTCCATCCAGCAGGCGCGTCCCACCGAGAAGATCTCCCTGTCCTGGGGGCAGGTCGTCCTCCTTGCGCTCGCCTTCGTCGGACTCATCCTCGGGCTGGAGCGTGGTGGTGCCCTTCTGGCCGCCAGCGCCGACGGCGCAGCCGCCTCCGTCTCCCAGGTCGCCCTCGTGGCCGGTCTGCTCGCCATGGGCGTGCTGGCCGGGCTGGGCATGGCGGTGACCTCGCGTCGCTCGTCCAACCCGGTCCTGCACCTGTCCGTCCTGCGCTCACCGATCTACCGCAACGCCCTGGCGGCCTTCTGCCTCTTTCAGTTCGCCGCGCTCGGTCTGGGCTACCTCGTCCCGAACCTCTCCCAGCTGGCCCTGGGCACCGGGACCATGACCGCCGGACTGCTGGTGCTGCCCGGAGCGGTGGTCGGCGCGCTCCTGGCCCCAGTGGCCGGCAACCTCTATGACCGCTTCGGGCCTGCGGTCCCGATTCTCGTGGGCTCGGTCATCGCCCTGATCGGCACGCTCGCCCTCGCCCTCGTGGGTGCCAGGTTGACCACGATGATGATGGCGGCGTTCTACCTGGTCTTCATGCTCGGTTTCGGACTTGCCTACACCAACAGCCAGACCCTGGGAATGAGTGGTGTGGAGCGCTCCCTGACCGCGGACGGCACAGGCCTGATGAACACGGTGCAGCAGTTCTTCGGCGCCATGTCGATGACCGTGCTGTCCACCGTCCTCACTCTCCACCAGGCTGGCACTGCCCCGGGAACCTCCGCCTATGCCAGCGCCAGCGCACGCGGTGGCGCGGTCAGCTTCACGGTGGTCGCCGTCGTCGTCCTGATCGCCCTGGTGATGGAGTGGCGTGCCACGCTCGCCTCGCGACGCCGTGCCGAGACCGCTGCCGCGGCCGACGCCGAGCTTGGTATCAACGCCTCGGTCACTCGGCTCCTGGACGATCCGGAGGACGAGCGCACCCGCGCTCAGGTACGTGAGGTGGAGGCGGTGGCGGTCGAGGTCGCTGCTCCGGGCAGCGTCCTGGACTGA
- a CDS encoding RidA family protein, with protein MSATAISTPKAPAAVGPYSQAVSAGEGAGSTVYVSGQIPLDPATGTLVDGDVQAQAERVLTSIGEILSAAGLGYEHVVKTTVLLADINDFVPVNEVYARFFTGPVLPARAAFQVAALPKGASVEIEAIAVRP; from the coding sequence ATGAGCGCAACCGCCATCTCCACGCCCAAGGCGCCGGCTGCCGTCGGCCCCTACTCCCAGGCGGTCTCGGCCGGAGAGGGCGCCGGCTCCACCGTCTACGTCTCCGGCCAGATCCCGCTGGATCCTGCCACCGGAACGCTTGTGGACGGGGACGTCCAGGCTCAGGCTGAGCGCGTGCTCACCAGCATCGGTGAGATCCTCTCGGCCGCAGGGCTGGGCTACGAGCACGTCGTCAAGACCACCGTGCTGCTGGCTGACATCAACGACTTTGTCCCGGTCAACGAGGTCTACGCCCGCTTCTTCACCGGACCGGTGCTGCCGGCACGCGCGGCCTTCCAGGTCGCAGCCTTGCCCAAGGGAGCTAGCGTCGAGATCGAGGCGATCGCCGTCCGCCCCTGA
- the pheA gene encoding prephenate dehydratase has protein sequence MTTSTTAPTWSFLGPTGTFCEMALRQVAPGEIALDPCQDVPTALDRVRDRTVEAAVVPIENSVEGGVNATLDNLVAGAPLVIAAEVAVPITFVLAGLEGTRLEEVRGISTHPHAWAQCRGWVHTHLPEAVYVAGTSTSAPAKALAAAGPEQAAALGYQAVLCNPLAAEQYGLTVLAGGVADNPGAVTRFVKVARPGRVGEPTGADKTTLQVQLPHNRSGALLDMLEQFSARGINLSRIESRPVGDALGRYRFSIDVEGHIREERVQAALIGLHRTCPQVRFLGSYPRLDARPVVVPAGTSDKDFVVARSWVADVLEGRTL, from the coding sequence ATGACGACCTCGACCACCGCCCCGACCTGGTCCTTCCTCGGTCCCACCGGAACCTTCTGCGAGATGGCCCTGCGCCAGGTGGCCCCGGGAGAGATCGCCCTGGACCCGTGCCAGGACGTGCCTACGGCGCTGGACCGCGTCCGTGACCGCACGGTCGAGGCTGCCGTGGTACCGATCGAGAACAGCGTCGAGGGTGGGGTCAACGCCACCCTGGACAACCTCGTGGCCGGGGCTCCCCTCGTGATCGCCGCCGAGGTCGCGGTACCCATCACCTTCGTGCTGGCCGGGCTGGAGGGGACGAGGCTGGAGGAGGTACGTGGCATCTCCACCCACCCCCACGCCTGGGCCCAGTGCCGTGGCTGGGTCCACACCCACCTGCCCGAGGCGGTGTACGTGGCCGGGACGTCGACCTCGGCGCCGGCCAAGGCCCTGGCGGCAGCCGGCCCTGAGCAGGCGGCCGCGCTCGGCTACCAGGCCGTGCTGTGCAACCCCCTGGCGGCCGAGCAGTACGGGCTGACGGTGCTGGCCGGGGGCGTGGCGGACAATCCTGGCGCGGTCACCCGCTTCGTCAAGGTCGCCCGGCCCGGACGCGTGGGGGAACCGACCGGCGCGGACAAGACCACCCTCCAGGTCCAGCTGCCCCACAACCGTTCCGGTGCGCTGCTGGACATGCTGGAGCAGTTCTCCGCCCGAGGCATCAACCTCTCGCGCATCGAGTCCCGCCCGGTGGGTGACGCGCTGGGGCGCTACCGCTTCTCGATCGACGTCGAGGGCCACATCCGTGAGGAGAGGGTGCAGGCCGCCCTGATCGGCCTGCACCGTACCTGTCCCCAGGTGCGCTTCCTGGGCTCCTACCCCCGTCTGGACGCCCGTCCCGTCGTGGTCCCGGCGGGCACGAGCGACAAGGACTTCGTGGTGGCTCGTTCCTGGGTCGCTGACGTGCTGGAGGGACGCACCCTCTGA
- a CDS encoding DapH/DapD/GlmU-related protein, producing MATAGHAIDPALRSTGAQFSAVVTIEDDVWVGANATILPGVHIGYGAVIAAGAVVSAHVPPMTVVAGVPARVIRRITPGEETAYKPPRSL from the coding sequence GTGGCTACTGCCGGGCACGCGATCGACCCGGCGCTGCGCAGTACCGGCGCCCAGTTCTCTGCCGTCGTCACGATCGAGGACGATGTCTGGGTCGGGGCGAACGCCACCATCCTGCCTGGCGTGCACATCGGTTACGGGGCGGTGATTGCGGCCGGAGCGGTTGTCAGCGCTCACGTGCCGCCGATGACCGTGGTCGCCGGGGTGCCGGCTCGCGTCATCCGCAGGATCACCCCGGGGGAGGAGACGGCCTACAAGCCGCCGCGCAGCCTGTAG
- a CDS encoding SMP-30/gluconolactonase/LRE family protein, translated as MKAQRVTDSISYHGEGPVWWPATGRLRFVDMLAGSVIELDEAAEGGYRRLEVPSKVASVIRPRTGGGAIVATERGIAVGRAEDLSDLTQAVELYSDPTIRTNEGSCDPDGRFWIGTMSYERVEGAAEVYRWDGASEPVRAWGGATIANGLGFSPDGSRGYWIDTPTGRVTVCDYDAAAGLVEPRTFVEIPPEQGHPDGLTVDCEGGVWVAMHRGGAVRRFDEDGRLSEVVEVPVSKVTACAFGGEDLGTLFITTSRENLPDDVEPASGSVYAVEPGVRGLEPLAFRG; from the coding sequence ATGAAGGCACAGCGCGTCACGGACTCGATCTCCTACCACGGCGAGGGACCGGTGTGGTGGCCGGCCACGGGACGGCTGCGCTTTGTGGACATGCTGGCCGGCAGCGTCATCGAGCTGGACGAGGCCGCCGAGGGCGGCTACCGCCGTCTGGAGGTGCCCTCGAAGGTGGCCAGCGTCATCCGTCCGCGTACGGGCGGGGGTGCGATTGTGGCCACGGAGCGGGGTATCGCCGTCGGGCGCGCCGAGGACCTGAGCGACCTGACGCAGGCCGTTGAGCTGTACTCAGACCCGACTATCCGCACGAACGAGGGCAGCTGCGACCCGGACGGGCGCTTCTGGATCGGGACCATGTCCTACGAGCGCGTCGAAGGAGCCGCGGAGGTCTACCGCTGGGACGGCGCCAGCGAGCCGGTGCGCGCCTGGGGCGGGGCCACGATCGCCAACGGCCTGGGCTTCAGTCCGGACGGCTCGCGGGGCTACTGGATCGACACCCCCACCGGGCGGGTCACCGTTTGTGACTACGACGCCGCAGCCGGCCTGGTCGAGCCACGCACCTTCGTGGAGATCCCGCCTGAGCAGGGGCACCCGGACGGGCTGACCGTGGACTGTGAGGGCGGGGTGTGGGTGGCCATGCACCGCGGCGGCGCCGTGCGACGGTTCGATGAGGACGGTCGTCTCAGCGAGGTGGTCGAGGTGCCGGTGTCGAAGGTGACAGCCTGCGCCTTCGGCGGGGAGGACCTGGGGACGCTGTTCATCACGACCTCGCGCGAGAACCTGCCCGACGACGTCGAGCCGGCCTCCGGCAGCGTCTACGCCGTGGAGCCCGGGGTGCGAGGCCTGGAGCCGCTGGCGTTCAGGGGGTGA